GGCGGGTGGGGTGGTTGTGGGGTCCTGCGTCGGGTTGGCGGGGGTTTGCGGGTCGGTCTTTTTGATGGTGCCGAGGCCGATGGTTGTCAGCCACCGGTTGATGGTGGGGATGGCCATGATGCGGGTGAGGGCGGCGGCAATCCCGGTGACGATGCCGGCGAGGCCGACCAGCCACAGGTAGACCTTCGAGGTGAGGGGCAGGCCGAGGGCGTCGATGACCTGCGGGAGGATCACGGCGAAGGTCAGGAAGGCGGGGATCCCTGTCTGGATGATGGTGCGGAGGACCCGTTGGCCGGTGTGAATAATCTCCGGGATCTCGGCGGTGAGGTGCTTGCTCATGATTCTCCTTCGGGGAGGTGTGGTCGGGGGTGTTCGAGGTTGTCGATACGTTGGTCGGTGTGGGAGAGGTCGGATCGGAGTTGGCGGATGTCGTGGCGGATGCCGCCGATGTCGCGCATGATCGTGCGCACGGTGACGGCGACGGTGTTGATGCCACGGATGACCGCGCCGTGTTTCTCGTCCATGTCGTCGCGCAAGGGTTGGTCATGGTCGTTAGTGACCTCGTAACGGATCGCGTCGGTGCTTCTGGCCTGTCGGCGGCCCATCACGTAGATGAGCGCGACCGCGACCGCCTGCATCGACCCGATCGCCCCGAGAAGGACAGCATCGCTCATCGTGCGGTCATCCCTGGGATGCGTGGGCGAACACGTCCTTGATCGCGGTCTCGCACGCGGCCTGGACTTGTTCAGGGGTGAGGGAGAGGCCACTGTTGGCCTGGATGCCGGCCAGCACGGCCGGGACGAGAAGGGCGGACACGGACTTCGCGAGGGCCACGGGGTCGCCGCCCTGTTGTGCGCGGAGGCGTGCGGTGCGGGATGCGAGGATGCCCCATACCGTCCCGTCGCCTTCCGCGTGGACGGGCTCGATGAGGCCGGTGCGGGTCAGGGCTTGGAACTCGTCCGCGGTCAGCCAGTCGAGGG
This genomic window from Leifsonia xyli subsp. cynodontis DSM 46306 contains:
- a CDS encoding DUF2746 domain-containing protein — translated: MSDAVLLGAIGSMQAVAVALIYVMGRRQARSTDAIRYEVTNDHDQPLRDDMDEKHGAVIRGINTVAVTVRTIMRDIGGIRHDIRQLRSDLSHTDQRIDNLEHPRPHLPEGES